One genomic region from Salipiger sp. CCB-MM3 encodes:
- a CDS encoding TetR/AcrR family transcriptional regulator, translated as MKLDILSERAKACAQKRRHAAGEDPQKRRQILDGAWQVFVDQGFDAASMNSICKAAGVSKGTLYVYFENKEDLFVALVEEKRKDFFDGIFERLADAGTIEERLFAYAMGLSTQLNSEEVIRAQRIVISVVERMPELGTRFYDAGARHFLSCLQDFLQRETEAGTLKVTDTELAAGQFVELSTTLTWRPRLFGRRPDAPSEDEIARVAKDAVRVFLAAYGT; from the coding sequence ATGAAACTCGATATCCTCTCGGAGCGGGCCAAGGCCTGCGCGCAAAAACGCCGCCACGCGGCGGGCGAAGATCCTCAGAAGCGCCGTCAGATCCTCGACGGCGCATGGCAGGTCTTTGTCGATCAGGGATTCGACGCCGCCTCGATGAACAGTATCTGCAAGGCGGCGGGGGTCTCGAAGGGCACGCTCTATGTCTACTTCGAGAATAAGGAAGATCTCTTCGTCGCGCTGGTCGAGGAGAAGCGAAAGGATTTCTTTGATGGCATCTTCGAGCGTCTGGCCGACGCCGGGACCATCGAAGAGAGGCTCTTTGCCTATGCCATGGGCCTGTCGACGCAGCTTAATTCCGAAGAGGTGATCCGCGCGCAGCGCATCGTCATCAGCGTGGTCGAGCGCATGCCCGAACTGGGCACGCGCTTTTACGATGCGGGCGCACGGCACTTCCTAAGCTGCCTGCAGGATTTCCTGCAGCGCGAGACCGAGGCGGGCACCCTCAAGGTCACCGACACCGAGCTTGCCGCCGGTCAGTTCGTGGAACTTTCGACCACGCTCACATGGCGGCCGCGGCTCTTTGGCCGCCGCCCCGATGCGCCGAGCGAGGATGAAATCGCCCGCGTCGCAAAGGACGCGGTGCGGGTTTTCTTGGCGGCCTACGGCACCTGA
- a CDS encoding HlyD family secretion protein codes for MSRHDRIEATDPDTRPAAPQPEQATTHEDAAPPKKSGRKKRILGGIALIALLAGGYEGYGWWTEGRFMVETDDAYVQADLSLVSSKLQGYVEEIPVQANQHVSKGDVLVRIEDGDYRIALEQAQAQLPTLERTLARIDAQTAAAQASVTQAEAELSAAEAALRTAQTAQVRAQGLAERKVTSQADLDDANEALETAKANKAAAEAAIKGAEAQVEVLKAERAETESSRREMELDIAQAQRDLDHTVLRAPFDGTVANIAIEEGELVSIGARLAAVVPDHGLYVEANYKETQLAHIQPGETAKVSIDALEGHEIEGRVVSVAPATGSVFSLLPADNATGNFTKIVQRVPVRIELPEDTPGLRAGLSVVVEIDQRTAPEGTEVAGVSE; via the coding sequence ATGTCCCGTCACGACCGCATTGAAGCCACCGATCCCGACACACGTCCCGCGGCGCCGCAGCCTGAACAGGCCACCACTCACGAAGACGCGGCGCCGCCGAAAAAGTCCGGACGCAAGAAGCGCATCCTTGGGGGGATCGCGCTGATCGCACTGCTGGCCGGGGGATATGAGGGCTATGGCTGGTGGACCGAGGGGCGGTTCATGGTCGAGACCGACGATGCCTATGTGCAGGCGGATCTCTCGCTGGTCTCGTCCAAGCTGCAGGGCTACGTCGAAGAGATCCCGGTGCAGGCCAACCAGCATGTCTCTAAAGGCGATGTACTGGTGCGCATCGAGGATGGCGACTACCGCATCGCGCTGGAACAGGCGCAGGCGCAATTGCCGACGCTCGAGCGCACGCTGGCCCGGATCGACGCGCAGACCGCCGCGGCGCAGGCCAGCGTCACGCAGGCCGAGGCCGAGCTTTCCGCCGCCGAGGCCGCGCTGCGCACGGCGCAAACGGCTCAGGTGCGGGCGCAGGGACTGGCCGAGCGCAAGGTGACCTCGCAGGCCGATCTCGACGATGCCAATGAGGCGCTGGAGACCGCCAAGGCGAACAAGGCCGCCGCCGAGGCGGCGATCAAGGGGGCTGAGGCACAGGTCGAAGTGCTGAAGGCCGAGCGCGCCGAGACCGAGAGCAGCCGCCGCGAGATGGAACTCGACATCGCGCAGGCACAGCGCGACCTCGATCACACGGTGCTGCGCGCGCCCTTTGACGGCACGGTCGCCAATATCGCCATCGAAGAGGGCGAGTTGGTCAGCATCGGCGCGCGGCTTGCCGCGGTGGTGCCGGACCACGGGCTCTACGTCGAGGCCAACTACAAAGAAACCCAGCTTGCGCATATCCAGCCCGGCGAGACCGCGAAGGTCAGCATCGACGCGCTGGAAGGCCATGAGATCGAAGGCCGCGTGGTCTCGGTCGCGCCGGCCACGGGCTCGGTCTTCTCGCTGCTGCCGGCGGACAATGCCACCGGCAACTTCACCAAGATCGTGCAGCGGGTGCCGGTGCGGATCGAACTGCCCGAGGACACCCCCGGCCTGCGCGCGGGCCTGTCGGTGGTGGTGGAGATCGACCAGCGCACGGCGCCTGAGGGCACCGAAGTTGCAGGGGTCTCGGAATGA
- a CDS encoding DHA2 family efflux MFS transporter permease subunit: MSTDADIQAGEPELTPRRVAAFFVMVFGMFMAILDIQIVSASLPEIQAGLGASSDEISWVQTSYLIAEVIMIPLSGLLGRMMSTRYLFAVSAGGFTVASFLCATSGSINEMILWRAVQGFLGGGMIPSVFAAAFTLFPASKRAIVSPMIGLVATLAPTVGPTVGGYLSHAMSWHWLFLVNVPAGILVTIGVLALVDFDKPEWKLFDTFDWIGLGALACFLGAMEYVLEEGPGNDWFQDEIVAVLFVVMVVGGVITFWRAFTLKNPVVDFSAFSDTNFAVGSLFSFVMGIGLYGMTYLYPLYLSSIRGYDSLMTGQTVFVSGLAMFASAPLAGILSSKMDLRLMLLLGFLGFGVSSWMLTGMTAEWDFQELLWPQVLRGLSLMICMVPINNLALGTLPPEKMKSASGLYNLMRNLGGAVGLAVINTLLTDRGALHTARLNEAVNWNNPEALRQLDMLAQNLAAQGIDGDKGALQQMAGRVAQQATVMSFIDVFMLITVLFAGLAVMALAMKPPKAGAGGAAH; encoded by the coding sequence ATGAGCACCGACGCAGATATCCAGGCCGGAGAACCCGAGCTGACGCCGCGCAGGGTCGCGGCGTTTTTCGTCATGGTCTTCGGCATGTTCATGGCGATCCTCGACATTCAGATCGTCTCGGCCTCGCTGCCAGAGATTCAGGCGGGTCTTGGCGCCTCGTCAGATGAGATCAGCTGGGTGCAGACCTCGTATCTCATCGCCGAGGTGATCATGATCCCGCTGTCGGGCCTTCTGGGGCGGATGATGTCGACGCGCTATCTGTTTGCCGTGTCGGCGGGGGGCTTCACCGTCGCTTCGTTCCTTTGCGCCACGTCGGGCTCGATCAATGAGATGATCCTGTGGCGCGCGGTGCAGGGCTTTCTGGGCGGCGGCATGATCCCATCGGTTTTCGCGGCGGCCTTCACGCTGTTCCCGGCCTCGAAGCGCGCCATCGTCTCGCCGATGATCGGGCTGGTGGCGACGCTCGCGCCCACCGTTGGCCCCACCGTAGGGGGCTATCTCAGCCACGCGATGAGCTGGCACTGGCTGTTTCTGGTGAACGTCCCGGCGGGCATCCTCGTGACGATCGGCGTGCTGGCGCTGGTGGATTTCGACAAGCCCGAGTGGAAGCTCTTCGACACATTCGACTGGATCGGCCTTGGTGCGCTGGCCTGTTTCCTTGGCGCGATGGAATACGTGCTGGAAGAAGGGCCGGGCAACGACTGGTTTCAGGATGAGATCGTCGCCGTGCTGTTCGTGGTCATGGTCGTGGGCGGCGTCATCACCTTCTGGCGGGCGTTCACATTAAAGAACCCGGTGGTGGATTTCTCGGCCTTTTCCGACACCAACTTTGCCGTCGGATCGCTGTTCAGCTTCGTGATGGGCATCGGGCTTTACGGGATGACCTATCTCTACCCGCTCTATCTGAGCTCGATCCGCGGCTACGACAGCCTGATGACCGGGCAGACGGTCTTTGTCTCGGGGCTTGCGATGTTCGCCTCGGCACCGCTGGCGGGGATCCTGTCGTCGAAGATGGACCTGCGGCTGATGCTGCTGCTGGGCTTTCTGGGCTTCGGGGTGTCGTCGTGGATGCTGACCGGCATGACCGCCGAGTGGGACTTCCAAGAGCTGCTCTGGCCGCAGGTGTTACGCGGGCTGTCGCTGATGATCTGCATGGTGCCGATCAACAACCTCGCGCTTGGCACTCTGCCGCCGGAGAAGATGAAGAGCGCCTCGGGCCTTTACAACCTGATGCGCAACCTAGGCGGCGCGGTGGGGCTGGCGGTGATCAACACGCTGCTCACCGACCGCGGCGCGCTGCACACGGCGCGGCTCAATGAGGCGGTGAACTGGAACAACCCCGAGGCGCTGCGGCAGCTCGACATGCTTGCGCAGAACCTCGCGGCGCAGGGCATCGACGGCGACAAGGGCGCGCTGCAGCAGATGGCCGGGCGCGTGGCGCAGCAGGCGACGGTGATGTCTTTCATCGACGTGTTCATGCTGATCACCGTGCTCTTTGCCGGGCTGGCGGTGATGGCGCTGGCGATGAAGCCGCCGAAAGCCGGGGCAGGGGGCGCGGCGCACTGA
- a CDS encoding DEAD/DEAH box helicase, which produces MKQTLAAALQARGYETLTPVQEAVTDTALAGADLLVSAQTGSGKTVGFGLAIAPAVLGDAESFGAAGAPEALIIAPTRELALQVKRELSWLYAEAGAVMASCVGGMDARTERRALERGAHIVVATPGRLCDHLRRGALDLSQVKAVVLDEADEMLDLGFREDLETILEASNPERQTLLFSATVSPQIAQLAQRYQRDSQRVSVQGGSKQHSDISYQAITVAQGDQENAITNLLRFHEAPNAIVFANTRATVARLVTRLTNRGFAVVGLSGELSQDERSHALQAMRDGRARVCVATDVAARGIDLPNLDLVIHAELPQSNEALLHRSGRTGRAGRKGISALIVQLRDRKKAERIMRFAKVEAEWLEAPSADAVLEKDEARLMGDPIWTDPSPETDETLIKQITEKYSAEQIAAAMVRQWRGLRSAPEELLPVDARPERAPRSEPFGPSRWFTVTVGREGNANPRWLLPKICRAGQITRESLGAIRIADELTYVEIAANAVDGFLEALGPDMEVAQGLVMEEVDGLPEELKGAPRGPKKPGGFKKDGGGFRKEGGFKKKAFGGPGKGGFKRKSEDGDFDRPRRDGDKPKGKFGAKKTFRDTDGAHKKAGPKKHRKG; this is translated from the coding sequence TTGAAACAGACCCTCGCAGCCGCTCTGCAAGCCCGCGGATACGAAACACTCACCCCGGTACAGGAAGCGGTGACCGACACCGCGCTCGCCGGTGCCGACCTTCTGGTTTCCGCGCAGACCGGCTCTGGCAAGACGGTGGGCTTCGGCCTTGCCATCGCCCCCGCCGTTCTGGGTGACGCCGAAAGCTTCGGCGCCGCCGGTGCCCCCGAAGCGCTGATCATCGCGCCGACGCGCGAGCTGGCGCTGCAGGTGAAACGCGAACTGTCGTGGCTCTATGCCGAAGCGGGCGCCGTGATGGCCTCCTGCGTCGGCGGCATGGACGCGCGCACCGAGCGCCGGGCGCTGGAGCGCGGCGCGCATATTGTCGTTGCCACCCCCGGCCGTCTTTGCGACCACCTGCGCCGCGGCGCGCTTGACCTGTCGCAGGTCAAGGCCGTGGTGCTCGACGAGGCCGACGAAATGCTCGACCTCGGTTTCCGCGAAGACCTCGAGACCATTCTCGAAGCCTCCAACCCCGAGCGCCAGACCCTGCTCTTCTCGGCCACCGTCTCGCCGCAGATCGCGCAGCTGGCGCAGCGCTACCAGCGCGACTCGCAGCGCGTTTCGGTGCAGGGCGGATCGAAGCAGCACTCGGACATCTCCTATCAGGCGATCACCGTGGCGCAGGGCGATCAGGAAAACGCGATCACCAACCTGCTGCGCTTCCACGAAGCGCCCAACGCCATCGTTTTTGCCAACACCCGCGCCACCGTGGCACGGCTGGTCACGCGTCTGACCAACCGCGGCTTTGCCGTGGTCGGCCTTTCGGGCGAGCTGAGCCAGGACGAGCGCAGCCACGCGCTGCAAGCGATGCGCGACGGTCGCGCCCGGGTCTGCGTCGCCACCGATGTGGCCGCCCGCGGCATCGACCTGCCGAACCTCGATCTGGTGATCCACGCCGAACTGCCGCAGAGCAACGAAGCGCTGCTGCACCGGTCGGGCCGCACCGGCCGCGCCGGTCGCAAGGGCATCTCGGCGCTGATCGTGCAGCTGCGCGACCGCAAGAAGGCCGAGCGCATCATGCGCTTTGCCAAGGTCGAGGCCGAATGGCTCGAAGCCCCCAGCGCCGATGCCGTCCTTGAAAAGGACGAAGCCCGCCTGATGGGTGATCCGATCTGGACCGATCCCTCGCCCGAGACCGACGAGACGCTGATCAAGCAGATCACCGAGAAATATTCGGCGGAGCAGATCGCCGCCGCCATGGTCCGCCAGTGGCGCGGCCTGCGCTCGGCCCCCGAGGAACTGCTGCCGGTGGATGCGCGCCCCGAGCGCGCGCCGCGCTCCGAGCCCTTTGGCCCGAGCCGCTGGTTCACCGTGACCGTGGGCCGCGAAGGCAATGCCAACCCGCGTTGGCTGCTGCCGAAGATCTGCCGCGCCGGCCAGATCACCCGCGAGTCGCTTGGCGCCATCCGCATCGCCGACGAGCTGACCTACGTCGAGATCGCTGCCAATGCAGTCGACGGTTTCCTCGAAGCGCTCGGCCCCGACATGGAAGTGGCGCAGGGCCTCGTGATGGAAGAGGTCGATGGCCTCCCCGAAGAGCTGAAAGGCGCGCCGCGCGGCCCCAAGAAGCCCGGTGGCTTCAAGAAGGACGGCGGCGGGTTCCGCAAGGAAGGCGGCTTCAAGAAGAAGGCCTTCGGTGGCCCCGGCAAAGGTGGCTTCAAGCGCAAGTCCGAGGACGGCGACTTCGACCGCCCGCGCCGTGACGGCGACAAGCCCAAGGGCAAGTTCGGTGCCAAGAAGACCTTCCGCGACACCGACGGTGCCCACAAGAAGGCCGGCCCCAAGAAGCACCGCAAGGGCTGA
- a CDS encoding inorganic phosphate transporter — MSAHDTNKDWPTLDKDLNRMSLLESASLYTARPLVGLGVSLVFIALMALLAGLVAGATPGTMIIVVAAAFGAYMALNIGANDVANNMGPAVGSNALSMAGAIAIAAICESAGALLAGGDVVSTISKGIIDPTSLDHGGLFVQAMLAALLSAALWVNLATWIGAPVSTTHAVVGGVMGAGIAAAGFATVNWPTMGAIAASWVISPVMGGVIAAGMLAFIKWRVMYVPDRIAAARVWVPVLIGLMSGAFATYLALKGLKKVMHIDMPMALLIGLGAAILIGLISVPLVRRQSEGLENRNASLKVLFRLPLVVSAALLSFAHGANDVANAVGPLAAIVDALQTGTEGASEVSIPLWVMVIGAVGISCGLILFGPRLIRMVGSQITKLNPMRAYCVALSAAVTVIIASWLGLPVSSTHIAVGGIFGVGFFREWYMARRARKLNKANGRKPLPVEERQRRKLVRRSHFLTIAAAWVVTVPASALLSAVCFYLISAMLG; from the coding sequence ATGAGCGCGCATGACACCAATAAAGATTGGCCGACGCTGGACAAGGACCTCAATCGGATGTCCCTGCTCGAGTCGGCGTCGCTCTATACCGCGCGCCCGCTCGTCGGTCTGGGCGTCTCGCTGGTCTTTATCGCCCTGATGGCGCTGCTCGCCGGTCTTGTCGCCGGTGCCACGCCCGGCACGATGATCATCGTCGTCGCCGCCGCCTTCGGGGCCTATATGGCGCTCAACATCGGCGCGAACGATGTGGCCAACAACATGGGCCCCGCCGTGGGCTCGAACGCGCTGTCGATGGCCGGGGCCATCGCCATTGCCGCGATCTGCGAAAGCGCCGGCGCGCTGCTGGCAGGCGGCGATGTGGTCTCGACCATCTCCAAGGGCATCATCGACCCCACCAGCCTCGATCATGGCGGGCTCTTCGTGCAGGCGATGCTGGCGGCGCTGCTCTCGGCGGCGCTCTGGGTCAACCTCGCTACGTGGATCGGCGCGCCGGTTTCCACCACCCATGCCGTCGTTGGCGGCGTGATGGGCGCGGGCATCGCCGCGGCGGGCTTTGCCACGGTGAACTGGCCAACCATGGGCGCCATCGCCGCAAGCTGGGTGATCTCGCCGGTGATGGGCGGTGTGATCGCCGCCGGTATGCTGGCCTTCATCAAGTGGCGGGTGATGTATGTCCCCGACCGCATCGCCGCCGCCCGTGTCTGGGTGCCGGTGCTGATCGGCCTGATGTCGGGCGCGTTTGCCACCTATCTCGCCCTCAAGGGCCTGAAGAAGGTGATGCATATCGACATGCCGATGGCGCTGCTGATCGGCCTTGGCGCCGCGATCCTCATCGGCCTGATCTCTGTGCCGCTGGTGCGTCGCCAGTCCGAAGGGCTGGAAAACCGCAACGCCTCGCTGAAGGTGCTGTTCCGGCTGCCGCTGGTGGTCTCGGCGGCGCTTCTGTCCTTCGCGCATGGCGCCAATGACGTGGCCAATGCGGTTGGCCCGCTGGCGGCCATCGTCGATGCCCTGCAGACCGGCACCGAAGGCGCGTCCGAAGTGTCCATCCCGCTTTGGGTGATGGTGATCGGCGCGGTGGGCATCTCCTGCGGTCTGATCCTCTTCGGCCCGCGGCTCATTCGCATGGTCGGCAGCCAGATCACCAAGCTCAACCCGATGCGCGCCTATTGCGTGGCGCTCTCGGCGGCGGTGACGGTGATCATCGCCTCGTGGCTGGGCCTGCCGGTCAGCTCCACCCATATCGCCGTTGGCGGCATCTTCGGCGTGGGCTTCTTCCGCGAATGGTACATGGCCCGCCGCGCCCGCAAACTGAACAAGGCCAATGGCCGCAAGCCGCTTCCGGTGGAAGAGCGTCAGCGCCGCAAGCTGGTGCGCCGCTCGCATTTCCTGACCATCGCCGCCGCGTGGGTGGTCACCGTGCCGGCCTCGGCGCTGCTGTCGGCGGTATGCTTCTATCTCATCTCGGCCATGCTCGGCTGA
- a CDS encoding NUDIX hydrolase — MFRKLLHTLLGPAFRRPPRFQIAAMCYRYAPDGGALEVLLITSRDTGRWVVPKGWPKAGLDAAGAAMGEAWEEAGVTPPDVPPTEIGTYHYDKRLDGGLPVDTKVHVYATEVTKLEDNFPEAGQRERRWVSPEEAAGMVQEPELSALFRRLPAILKALEKFR, encoded by the coding sequence ATGTTTCGGAAACTCTTGCATACGCTTCTTGGCCCGGCCTTCCGGCGGCCGCCGCGATTCCAGATCGCGGCGATGTGCTACCGCTATGCCCCGGACGGCGGCGCGCTTGAGGTTCTGCTGATCACATCGCGCGACACCGGACGCTGGGTGGTGCCCAAGGGCTGGCCCAAGGCCGGGCTCGACGCCGCAGGCGCCGCGATGGGCGAGGCGTGGGAAGAGGCCGGGGTCACCCCGCCGGACGTTCCGCCCACCGAGATCGGCACCTACCACTATGACAAGCGGCTTGATGGCGGCCTGCCGGTGGACACCAAAGTGCATGTCTATGCCACCGAGGTCACGAAACTCGAAGATAACTTCCCCGAGGCCGGGCAGCGCGAGCGGCGCTGGGTCAGCCCCGAAGAGGCTGCGGGCATGGTTCAAGAACCAGAGCTCAGCGCCCTGTTCCGCCGCCTGCCGGCGATCCTGAAAGCGCTCGAAAAGTTTCGCTGA
- a CDS encoding aminopeptidase, with translation MTSTAIDPELIDRLAEVAVRTGVNLQEGQQLVLTAPVSALPLVRAVTRAAYRAGASLVTPLLSDSEVALARFEDGQDVTFDVAPGWLYNGMAEAFGEGAARMAIVGEDPMLLAEQDPAKVSRVGKANSKAYKPAMEEITNFKINWSICAWPGVAWAKRMFPELSEPEAQAKLAEAIFAASRVDQADPVAAWAEHNAALRTRTEWLNSERFAALHFTGPGTDLTVGLADDHEWHGGASSAQNGVQCNPNIPTEEVFTTPHAQKVEGTVRSTKPLSHQGSLIDGIEVRFEGGRIVEAKAEKGEAVLKELLATDEGAARLGEVALVPHGSPISQSGLLFYNTLFDENAACHIALGQCYSKCFLEGASLNAEEIAAKGGNSSMIHVDWMIGGPETDIDGIRTDGTRVPVFRKGEWA, from the coding sequence ATGACGTCCACAGCCATCGACCCCGAGCTGATCGACCGCCTTGCCGAGGTTGCCGTGCGCACCGGCGTAAACCTGCAGGAAGGTCAGCAGCTTGTGCTGACCGCACCGGTTTCGGCGCTGCCGCTGGTGCGGGCGGTGACCCGCGCCGCCTATCGCGCCGGTGCCTCGCTGGTGACCCCGCTGCTTTCGGACTCGGAGGTTGCGCTCGCGCGCTTTGAGGACGGGCAGGACGTCACTTTCGATGTGGCTCCCGGCTGGCTCTATAACGGTATGGCCGAGGCCTTCGGAGAGGGCGCGGCGCGCATGGCGATCGTCGGCGAGGACCCGATGCTGCTTGCTGAACAGGACCCGGCAAAGGTCTCGCGAGTCGGCAAGGCCAACTCCAAGGCCTACAAACCGGCGATGGAAGAGATCACCAACTTCAAGATCAACTGGTCGATCTGCGCATGGCCGGGCGTGGCATGGGCCAAGCGCATGTTCCCCGAGCTTTCCGAACCCGAGGCGCAGGCCAAGCTGGCCGAGGCGATCTTTGCCGCCTCGCGCGTCGATCAGGCCGATCCCGTCGCTGCTTGGGCCGAGCATAACGCCGCGCTGCGCACACGCACCGAATGGCTGAACTCCGAGCGTTTCGCGGCGCTGCATTTCACCGGGCCGGGCACCGATCTGACGGTGGGGCTGGCCGACGACCACGAATGGCACGGCGGGGCCAGCTCGGCGCAGAACGGCGTGCAGTGCAATCCCAACATCCCCACCGAAGAGGTGTTCACCACGCCGCACGCGCAGAAGGTCGAAGGCACCGTGCGGTCGACCAAGCCGCTGTCGCATCAGGGCAGCCTGATCGACGGCATCGAGGTGCGGTTCGAAGGTGGCCGCATCGTCGAGGCGAAGGCCGAGAAAGGCGAGGCGGTGCTGAAGGAACTGCTGGCGACGGACGAGGGCGCGGCGCGTCTTGGCGAAGTGGCGCTGGTGCCGCATGGCTCGCCGATCTCGCAGTCGGGTCTGTTGTTCTACAACACGCTGTTCGACGAGAACGCCGCCTGCCACATCGCGCTTGGCCAGTGTTATTCGAAGTGCTTCCTCGAAGGCGCCTCGCTGAATGCCGAGGAGATCGCGGCCAAGGGCGGCAACAGCTCGATGATCCACGTCGACTGGATGATCGGCGGGCCGGAGACCGATATCGACGGCATTCGCACGGATGGCACCCGCGTGCCGGTCTTCCGCAAGGGCGAATGGGCCTGA
- a CDS encoding LysR family transcriptional regulator has translation MDTRQLETLLAIEQHGGFAAAAQAVNLTASAVSQQVSALEAELGVRLYDRTRRPPVLTAKGAEMLRSARQILRIVTETKSSVSGGEVGGTLALGTLRTGANSLVPQALASLRGRFPELTYRLRIGMSEELMAEVVSGQLDAALVAEHVAVPPSLRWTEVLSEPLVVITPPGTGGLAIQDLIRRVPYIRYRTQVPLARQIDTEIARLGVAPRQVVSVNTMTAVVGCVRAGMGFAIIPYVALQDSITAALDWFPFGAPPIHRRLGLVQRPTSSRAEVLSALIAALTEHGRPRDDHD, from the coding sequence ATGGATACACGTCAGCTTGAAACCCTTCTCGCCATCGAGCAGCACGGCGGCTTCGCCGCTGCGGCGCAGGCGGTCAATCTCACCGCCTCTGCGGTCAGCCAGCAGGTCTCAGCGCTCGAGGCAGAACTGGGCGTACGGCTCTACGACCGCACGCGCCGCCCGCCGGTGCTCACAGCCAAGGGCGCCGAAATGCTGCGCTCTGCCCGGCAGATCCTGCGCATCGTGACCGAGACCAAATCCTCGGTCAGCGGCGGCGAGGTTGGCGGAACGCTGGCGCTCGGCACATTGCGGACCGGGGCCAACTCATTGGTGCCGCAGGCGCTGGCGTCCCTGCGGGGACGCTTTCCCGAGCTGACCTATCGCCTGCGCATCGGCATGTCCGAAGAACTGATGGCCGAAGTGGTCTCGGGGCAGCTCGACGCCGCGCTGGTGGCCGAGCATGTGGCCGTGCCGCCAAGCCTGCGCTGGACCGAGGTGCTGAGCGAGCCCTTGGTGGTGATCACCCCGCCGGGCACCGGCGGGCTGGCGATCCAAGACCTCATCCGCCGCGTGCCCTATATCCGCTACCGCACGCAGGTGCCGCTGGCCCGGCAGATCGACACCGAGATCGCCCGGCTTGGCGTGGCGCCGCGGCAGGTGGTGTCGGTCAATACGATGACGGCGGTGGTGGGCTGCGTGCGCGCGGGGATGGGCTTTGCGATCATCCCCTATGTGGCGCTGCAGGATTCGATCACCGCGGCGCTGGATTGGTTTCCCTTCGGCGCGCCGCCCATTCACCGCAGGCTCGGGCTGGTGCAGCGCCCGACGAGCAGCCGCGCAGAGGTGCTCTCTGCGCTGATCGCCGCGCTGACCGAACACGGTCGCCCGCGCGACGATCACGATTGA
- a CDS encoding Bug family tripartite tricarboxylate transporter substrate binding protein, giving the protein MKLRTGFAALLTAATMIAAPASAADYPDHPVEFIVPWSPGGGSDTLMRLIAGNIEPYLGTEMPIINMPGVGGTVGLREASRRDADGYTISQVHEGLLVATETGITDLAWDDFEPIALMTASPQYLVVHPTEDYSDFEEFVAYAKEHPGEITMGVTLGGVPHLHAAMIEQAYGLQFQYVGYEGTGERVRALVGGNLDAAIGDISSSLQFVENGDLQFLAVGSTERMDATPDVPTFAELGQDLELQVTRGIVMPKGAPEEARDTLEAALEELSKDETYIEQTNNAGASVMFRGQDAYSAYLAKLDETVKSLSEVLAP; this is encoded by the coding sequence ATGAAACTCCGCACGGGCTTTGCCGCCCTTCTTACCGCAGCCACCATGATCGCCGCGCCCGCCAGCGCCGCCGATTACCCCGATCACCCGGTCGAGTTCATCGTGCCGTGGTCGCCGGGTGGCGGGTCGGACACGCTGATGCGTCTGATCGCCGGCAACATCGAGCCCTATCTCGGCACCGAGATGCCGATCATCAACATGCCCGGCGTCGGCGGTACTGTCGGCCTGCGCGAAGCCTCGCGCCGCGATGCCGACGGCTACACCATCAGCCAGGTGCACGAAGGCCTGCTGGTCGCGACCGAAACCGGCATCACCGATCTGGCGTGGGACGATTTCGAGCCGATCGCGCTGATGACCGCCTCGCCGCAGTACCTTGTGGTCCACCCGACCGAGGACTACTCGGATTTCGAGGAATTCGTCGCCTACGCCAAAGAGCACCCGGGTGAGATCACCATGGGCGTGACGCTGGGCGGTGTGCCGCACCTGCACGCGGCGATGATCGAACAGGCCTACGGCCTGCAGTTCCAATACGTCGGCTATGAAGGCACCGGCGAGCGCGTCCGCGCCCTCGTTGGCGGCAACCTCGACGCGGCGATCGGCGACATCTCCTCGTCGCTGCAATTCGTCGAGAACGGCGATCTGCAATTCCTCGCCGTTGGCTCGACCGAGCGTATGGACGCCACCCCGGACGTGCCGACCTTCGCCGAGCTTGGCCAGGACCTCGAACTGCAGGTGACCCGCGGCATCGTGATGCCGAAGGGCGCGCCGGAAGAAGCCCGCGACACGCTGGAAGCGGCGCTTGAAGAGCTGTCGAAGGACGAGACCTACATCGAGCAGACCAACAATGCCGGTGCATCGGTCATGTTCCGCGGTCAGGACGCCTACAGCGCCTATCTCGCCAAGCTCGACGAGACCGTGAAGTCGCTCTCCGAGGTTCTCGCACCGTGA